The following proteins come from a genomic window of Nocardioides albertanoniae:
- the thiC gene encoding phosphomethylpyrimidine synthase ThiC — protein sequence MTVHPAHTRLELGDLKVPVTRVALTNGETFDRYCTEGPGSLPEQGLPPRRDEWIDERGDTETYGGREADLRDNGKAAVRRGAASDEWQGERRRPRRGTNISQMHYARKGIITKEMAYVAVRESCSPELVRDEVAAGRAIIPNNVNHPESEPMIIGKRFLVKINANIGNSAVTSSIAEEVDKLTHAITWGADTVMDLSTGDDIHTTREWILRNSPVPIGTVPIYQALEKVNGEADKLTWEIFRDTVIEQAEQGVDYMTIHAGVLLRYVPLTADRVTGIVSRGGSIMAGWCLAHHEESFLYTHFDELCEIFKQYDVAFSLGDGLRPGSTADANDEAQLSELRTLAELTERAWEHDVQVMVEGPGHVPLNLVKENVDLQQEWCHGAPFYTLGPLATDIAPGYDHITSAIGAATIAMHGTAMLCYVTPKEHLGLPDRDDVKTGVITYKLAAHAADIAKGHPGARDHDDALSKARFEFRWRDQFALSLDPVTAESFHDETLPAEGAKTAHFCSMCGPKFCSMKISQDVRDRFGGLDPETGMKEKSEEFLELGASVYVEAQP from the coding sequence ATGACCGTCCACCCCGCCCACACCCGCCTCGAGCTCGGCGACCTCAAGGTCCCGGTGACCCGGGTCGCGCTGACCAACGGCGAGACCTTCGACCGCTACTGCACCGAGGGCCCGGGCTCGCTCCCGGAGCAGGGCCTCCCGCCGCGCCGCGACGAGTGGATCGACGAGCGAGGCGACACCGAGACCTACGGCGGCCGGGAGGCAGATCTGCGCGACAACGGCAAGGCAGCCGTGCGCCGCGGAGCCGCCAGCGACGAGTGGCAGGGCGAGCGCCGCCGGCCACGCCGCGGCACCAACATCTCGCAGATGCACTATGCGAGGAAGGGCATCATCACCAAGGAGATGGCCTACGTCGCCGTGCGCGAGAGCTGCAGCCCCGAGCTCGTCCGCGACGAGGTGGCGGCGGGCCGCGCGATCATCCCCAACAACGTCAACCACCCCGAGTCGGAGCCGATGATCATCGGCAAGCGGTTCCTGGTGAAGATCAACGCCAACATCGGCAACTCCGCCGTGACCAGCTCGATCGCCGAGGAGGTCGACAAGCTCACCCACGCCATCACCTGGGGTGCCGACACGGTGATGGACCTGAGCACCGGCGACGACATCCACACCACCCGCGAGTGGATCCTGCGCAACAGCCCGGTCCCGATCGGCACCGTCCCGATCTATCAGGCCCTGGAGAAGGTCAACGGCGAGGCCGACAAGCTCACCTGGGAGATCTTCCGCGACACCGTCATCGAGCAGGCCGAGCAGGGCGTCGACTACATGACGATCCACGCCGGCGTACTCCTGCGCTACGTCCCGCTCACCGCCGACCGCGTCACCGGCATCGTGTCTCGAGGCGGCTCGATCATGGCCGGCTGGTGCCTCGCGCACCACGAGGAGAGCTTCCTCTACACCCACTTCGACGAGCTGTGCGAGATCTTCAAGCAGTACGACGTCGCCTTCTCCCTCGGCGACGGCCTCCGCCCGGGCTCCACCGCCGACGCCAACGACGAGGCCCAGCTCTCCGAGCTCCGCACCCTCGCCGAGCTCACCGAGCGCGCCTGGGAGCACGACGTACAGGTCATGGTCGAGGGCCCCGGCCACGTGCCGCTCAACCTGGTGAAGGAGAACGTCGACCTGCAGCAGGAGTGGTGCCACGGCGCGCCGTTCTACACGCTGGGCCCGCTCGCGACCGACATCGCGCCGGGCTACGACCACATCACCTCCGCGATCGGCGCGGCCACGATCGCGATGCACGGCACCGCGATGCTCTGCTACGTCACCCCGAAGGAGCACCTCGGCCTGCCGGACCGCGACGACGTGAAGACCGGCGTGATCACCTACAAGCTCGCCGCCCACGCCGCCGACATCGCGAAGGGCCACCCCGGTGCCCGTGACCACGACGACGCGCTGTCCAAGGCCCGCTTCGAGTTCCGCTGGCGCGACCAGTTCGCGCTCTCGCTGGATCCCGTCACCGCGGAGAGCTTCCACGACGAGACCCTGCCGGCGGAGGGCGCCAAGACCGCCCACTTCTGCTCGATGTGCGGCCCGAAGTTCTGCTCGATGAAGATCAGCCAGGACGTACGCGACCGGTTCGGCGGTCTCGACCCGGAGACCGGGATGAAGGAGAAGAGCGAGGAGTTCCTCGAGCTCGGGGCCAGCGTCTACGTGGAGGCGCAGCCCTGA
- the thiD gene encoding bifunctional hydroxymethylpyrimidine kinase/phosphomethylpyrimidine kinase produces the protein MNPPVALTIAGTDSGGAAGTAADLATFAALGVHGACVITAVTAQDTTDVSDIHPIPVATLEAQLHAVFDDLPVAAVKTGMLGSAEAVELVARLCAGRPLVVDPVLVATSGAVLGGEDVRRAYLDHLLPVATVVTPNLDEARALLGHDGSPEELAVALAGVRGPTSGRAVIVTGGDPAATGECTDWLAEPGKPAVPISHPAVPTSNDHGTGCTYSSALAAHLARGAPLREAAEQAAAYVTRQLAISQSWTLGRGRGPIAHTIGGTR, from the coding sequence ATGAACCCGCCGGTCGCGCTCACCATCGCGGGCACCGACTCCGGGGGAGCGGCGGGCACGGCGGCGGACCTGGCCACGTTCGCCGCGCTCGGGGTGCATGGCGCCTGCGTGATCACCGCTGTGACCGCCCAGGACACGACCGACGTCAGCGACATCCATCCGATCCCGGTCGCCACCCTCGAGGCACAGCTCCACGCGGTCTTCGACGATCTCCCCGTCGCGGCGGTCAAGACCGGCATGCTCGGCAGCGCCGAGGCGGTCGAGCTGGTCGCGCGCCTGTGCGCCGGCCGCCCGCTCGTCGTCGACCCCGTCCTCGTCGCCACCTCCGGTGCGGTGCTCGGCGGCGAGGACGTACGCCGCGCCTACCTCGACCACCTCCTCCCCGTCGCCACCGTCGTCACTCCCAACCTCGACGAGGCCCGGGCGCTGCTCGGCCACGACGGCTCGCCGGAGGAGCTCGCGGTTGCCCTCGCCGGCGTTCGCGGCCCGACCAGCGGGCGCGCCGTGATCGTCACCGGCGGCGACCCGGCCGCGACCGGCGAGTGCACCGACTGGCTCGCCGAGCCGGGCAAGCCGGCCGTCCCGATCAGCCACCCCGCCGTGCCCACGAGCAACGACCACGGCACCGGCTGCACCTACAGCTCGGCCCTGGCCGCACACCTCGCCCGCGGCGCACCCCTACGAGAAGCGGCGGAGCAGGCCGCCGCGTACGTCACCCGACAGCTCGCCATCAGCCAGTCCTGGACTCTCGGCCGCGGCCGAGGACCGATCGCCCACACCATCGGAGGAACACGATGA
- a CDS encoding thiamine phosphate synthase — translation MNTPRRPRSAPGADLTLPRLLVLTDRSQLRLGRGLLPTLAECAEAGLTHVVLRELDEPAEQRARLAELIAALGLNVIAARTPLPAAVGVHLPASASCNTSFDGLLAPSERPDSPCNSVLHLGRSCHSSAEVARAAEEGFDYAMLSPYALTESKPGYGPPLGPGAFRELPLPTYALGGITPDNAAEAVDAGAHGVSVMGAVMRAEEPGQVVRDLLAALAIPKVAP, via the coding sequence ATGAACACCCCACGACGTCCTCGCTCCGCTCCGGGCGCGGACCTGACGCTGCCGCGACTGCTGGTCCTCACCGACCGATCGCAGCTGCGCCTCGGCCGTGGGCTGCTCCCGACGCTGGCCGAGTGTGCCGAGGCCGGTCTGACCCACGTCGTGCTCCGCGAGCTCGACGAGCCCGCCGAGCAGCGCGCCAGGCTGGCCGAGCTGATCGCTGCGCTCGGTCTGAACGTCATCGCTGCCCGCACACCTCTGCCTGCTGCAGTGGGTGTGCACCTTCCCGCCTCCGCGAGCTGTAACACGTCGTTCGATGGACTACTCGCCCCATCAGAACGACCGGATAGTCCGTGTAACAGCGTGTTACACCTCGGCCGCAGCTGCCACAGCTCCGCCGAGGTCGCTCGAGCGGCCGAGGAGGGGTTCGACTACGCGATGCTGAGCCCCTACGCGCTGACCGAGTCCAAGCCCGGGTACGGGCCGCCGCTGGGACCGGGCGCGTTCCGGGAGCTTCCGCTGCCGACGTACGCACTCGGTGGGATCACCCCGGACAACGCCGCCGAGGCCGTCGACGCAGGTGCCCATGGGGTTTCCGTGATGGGCGCGGTGATGCGGGCGGAGGAGCCGGGTCAGGTCGTGCGCGATCTGCTCGCCGCCCTCGCCATCCCGAAGGTGGCTCCATGA
- a CDS encoding thiazole synthase, producing the protein MTTPSTGLTIAGRELSSRLFLGTGGLPNLALLPAVIEAAEPGLVTVSMRRTSSTATGGLLEKVRESGVPILPNTAGCLSAREAVLTAELAREALETDWVKLEVIGDETSLLPDAVELVEAAEQLVRKGFTVLPYATDDPVLARRLEDAGCAAVMPLGSPIGSGLGILNPHAIEALVAAVDVPVVLDAGVGTASDAALALELGCSAVLAATAVTRADAPVQMARALRLAVEAGLAARGAGRIPRQAVARASSPMEGRIA; encoded by the coding sequence ATGACGACACCTTCGACCGGCCTCACGATCGCCGGACGCGAGCTCTCCTCCCGCCTCTTCCTCGGCACCGGCGGCCTGCCCAACCTGGCGCTGCTCCCCGCTGTCATCGAAGCGGCCGAGCCGGGGCTGGTGACGGTCTCGATGCGGCGTACGTCCTCGACGGCGACCGGAGGACTGCTCGAGAAGGTGCGTGAGTCGGGCGTCCCGATCCTGCCCAACACCGCCGGCTGCCTCTCGGCGCGCGAGGCGGTGCTGACCGCCGAGCTCGCCCGGGAGGCGCTCGAGACCGACTGGGTGAAGCTGGAGGTGATCGGTGACGAGACCTCGCTGCTGCCCGACGCCGTCGAGCTCGTCGAGGCTGCCGAGCAACTGGTGCGCAAGGGCTTCACCGTCCTTCCGTACGCCACCGACGACCCCGTCCTCGCCCGTCGCCTCGAGGACGCCGGCTGCGCGGCGGTGATGCCGCTCGGGTCGCCGATCGGGTCGGGGCTCGGGATCTTGAACCCGCACGCCATCGAGGCTCTCGTGGCCGCCGTCGACGTGCCGGTCGTGCTCGATGCCGGCGTCGGGACCGCCTCCGACGCGGCCCTGGCGCTCGAGCTCGGCTGCTCCGCGGTGCTCGCCGCGACCGCGGTGACCCGCGCCGACGCCCCTGTCCAGATGGCCCGGGCCCTCCGGCTCGCCGTCGAGGCCGGCCTTGCCGCCCGCGGCGCCGGCCGGATCCCACGCCAAGCCGTCGCCCGGGCGTCCTCGCCGATGGAAGGCCGGATCGCATGA
- the thiS gene encoding sulfur carrier protein ThiS, translated as MKITVNSEPMEVSGTVADLLEARTGDRRPSGIAVAVHEEIVPRDDWVRWPLQDGDVVEIVTAVQGG; from the coding sequence ATGAAGATCACCGTGAACAGCGAGCCGATGGAGGTCAGCGGCACGGTCGCCGACCTGCTCGAGGCCAGGACCGGTGACCGGCGACCGAGCGGGATCGCGGTCGCCGTCCACGAGGAGATCGTGCCCCGCGACGACTGGGTGCGATGGCCGCTTCAGGACGGCGACGTCGTCGAGATCGTGACGGCGGTGCAGGGCGGATGA